The Thermococcus sp. genome includes a window with the following:
- a CDS encoding NosD domain-containing protein: MRRVLVLLAILTFVGIGGTAKAVVFEVSYVIESPHPYPNNYNYTWTIEQPNANAIRLHFVKYETELGYDSIYILDENNNTIATYTGSGNDVWTPWVNGSVVKVRLVSDVSLHFYGFYIDKYQFEALPVYINTLPYNITTPGYYILNVSVSDFDPGTYGTYYAIKINANNVILDGAGHIIDGDGVGTDYGIIVHNAKNVTVMNVNLTDWYVGILSGPVFNLNIVNNTIVSNTFGILMDPSSNNCTVANNMIKDSTYAISISSSSYNTISGNTISHAYTGIRLYGTGKENTIINNTIENSGSTGLALFDYGSNRIIGNIITHSGASGMDVQSGNNVIMNNTISFNTYSGILLFYKGGNIVAHNHIYSNNLADSAYHGGIRIKQSSGNTIYDNIFNNTVNVRFDDSSQNFWNTTKTPGTNIIGGPYIGGNAWLKPNGTGFSETCADADGDGICDEPFIINSLNIDYLPLALNVDRTPPLVEILYPENMTYPESITLIKVNVTDNFKVGRVVAEVDGEHNITLIFDGRYYVNTTVIIGGGHHWVRIYAYDSAENINSTEVVYFTVSIPQRTWEPIFVRLTCFYYVNYKRLTVMFNRSYELASQLGIDNETLSRALALRNMAEREWQAAWDGKIQITAPNIKAFIHLRKAFLYLKEAEEILERSTASEG, encoded by the coding sequence ATGAGAAGAGTGCTCGTATTATTGGCGATTTTGACATTTGTCGGTATAGGGGGAACGGCAAAAGCAGTGGTATTTGAGGTTAGTTATGTAATTGAATCTCCCCACCCGTATCCAAACAACTACAACTATACTTGGACAATAGAACAGCCAAATGCCAATGCAATCCGTCTGCATTTTGTTAAGTATGAAACGGAGCTAGGATATGATTCCATTTACATCTTGGATGAAAACAACAATACAATTGCAACATACACTGGAAGCGGAAACGATGTTTGGACGCCATGGGTTAATGGGAGTGTTGTAAAAGTTAGATTGGTCTCCGATGTTTCACTTCACTTTTATGGATTCTATATTGATAAATATCAGTTTGAGGCGTTGCCTGTCTATATCAATACCTTACCCTACAACATAACGACCCCAGGATACTATATCCTAAACGTCAGCGTCAGTGACTTTGATCCAGGTACCTATGGAACGTACTATGCAATAAAAATTAACGCAAACAACGTGATATTAGATGGAGCAGGACACATAATTGATGGGGATGGTGTGGGAACGGATTACGGAATTATTGTGCATAATGCAAAGAACGTTACTGTGATGAATGTAAATCTTACGGATTGGTATGTTGGTATTCTGTCCGGCCCGGTATTTAATCTCAATATAGTGAACAACACTATCGTAAGCAATACTTTTGGGATTCTCATGGATCCCTCTTCAAACAACTGCACAGTAGCAAACAACATGATAAAGGATTCAACTTATGCCATATCTATCTCGAGCTCAAGCTACAATACAATTTCGGGAAATACAATCTCCCACGCATATACGGGGATTAGACTGTATGGGACAGGCAAGGAAAATACCATAATCAACAACACAATCGAAAATTCCGGAAGTACAGGACTGGCTCTATTTGATTATGGTTCCAATAGGATAATAGGGAACATAATAACTCACTCAGGAGCATCTGGAATGGACGTTCAAAGCGGGAATAACGTCATAATGAACAATACTATATCATTCAATACGTATTCAGGAATCCTCCTCTTTTACAAAGGAGGAAACATCGTAGCTCATAACCACATATACAGCAACAACCTGGCTGATAGCGCCTATCACGGTGGAATACGCATCAAACAGTCAAGCGGTAACACCATCTATGACAACATCTTCAACAATACAGTTAATGTCAGATTTGACGACAGCTCTCAAAACTTCTGGAACACAACGAAAACTCCCGGAACAAACATAATCGGTGGTCCATATATAGGTGGAAACGCCTGGCTTAAGCCCAATGGGACTGGATTCAGTGAGACGTGTGCCGATGCAGATGGTGATGGAATATGTGATGAGCCGTTCATCATCAACAGTCTTAACATAGATTACCTGCCTCTGGCATTGAACGTTGATAGAACCCCACCGCTGGTCGAGATTCTGTATCCTGAAAACATGACATACCCAGAAAGTATTACACTAATAAAGGTTAATGTTACTGATAACTTCAAGGTAGGCAGGGTAGTGGCCGAGGTTGACGGAGAGCACAACATTACACTAATATTTGACGGACGGTACTATGTGAACACGACAGTGATTATTGGGGGAGGGCATCATTGGGTAAGAATCTACGCTTACGACTCGGCAGAGAATATCAATTCAACGGAGGTAGTTTATTTCACGGTAAGTATTCCCCAAAGGACCTGGGAACCCATTTTTGTTCGCTTGACGTGCTTCTATTACGTGAACTACAAGAGATTGACCGTTATGTTTAACAGGAGTTATGAGCTGGCCTCTCAGCTTGGAATTGATAACGAAACGCTCTCCAGAGCATTAGCCCTCAGAAACATGGCAGAGAGAGAATGGCAGGCTGCATGGGATGGAAAAATTCAGATAACAGCACCTAACATAAAAGCATTCATACACCTGCGAAAAGCATTCCTGTACCTCAAAGAAGCCGAGGAAATCTTGGAGCGCTCCACGGCCTCCGAAGGATGA